The Actinocatenispora sera genome has a window encoding:
- a CDS encoding 1,4-dihydroxy-6-naphthoate synthase: protein MPHERSDEGGTFVSTLSLAFSPCPNDTFVFHALVHGLVPDAPEFDVTYADIDVTNNAAERGAYDLVKVSYAALPWLLDSYQLLPCGGALGRGCGPLVLTADAGADQAALRGATVAVPSDRSTAYLLFRLWAADLAPARVEVVPFDTIMPGVAAGKWDAGLVIHEARFTYRQHGLTKLADLGEWWEGTTGLPIPLGAILARRDAVDAAAATEWIRASVRYAWEHPEASRDFVLAHSQEMDPSVAQQHIDLYVNGFTADLGDEGYAAIDALLSRATAAGIIPPLPRPLR, encoded by the coding sequence ATGCCCCACGAACGATCCGACGAAGGAGGAACGTTCGTGAGCACCCTGTCTCTGGCGTTCTCGCCGTGCCCGAACGACACGTTCGTGTTCCACGCGCTGGTGCACGGGCTGGTGCCGGACGCACCGGAGTTCGACGTCACGTACGCGGACATCGACGTGACGAACAACGCCGCCGAACGCGGCGCGTACGACCTGGTCAAGGTGAGCTACGCGGCGCTGCCGTGGCTGCTGGACTCCTACCAGCTGCTGCCCTGCGGCGGCGCGCTCGGCCGCGGCTGCGGCCCGCTGGTGTTGACCGCGGACGCCGGCGCCGACCAGGCCGCGCTGCGCGGCGCCACCGTCGCGGTGCCGAGCGACCGGTCCACCGCGTACCTGCTGTTCCGGCTGTGGGCGGCGGACCTCGCACCGGCCCGGGTCGAGGTGGTGCCGTTCGACACGATCATGCCGGGGGTGGCGGCCGGCAAGTGGGACGCCGGCCTGGTCATCCACGAGGCCCGCTTCACCTACCGGCAGCACGGTCTGACCAAGCTCGCCGACCTGGGCGAATGGTGGGAGGGTACGACCGGGCTGCCGATCCCGCTCGGCGCGATCCTGGCCCGCCGGGACGCCGTCGACGCCGCCGCGGCGACCGAGTGGATCCGCGCCTCGGTGCGGTACGCCTGGGAGCATCCCGAGGCGAGCCGCGACTTCGTGCTGGCGCACTCCCAGGAGATGGACCCGTCGGTGGCCCAGCAGCACATCGACCTGTACGTCAACGGGTTCACCGCCGACCTCGGCGACGAGGGCTACGCCGCCATCGACGCCCTGCTCAGCCGCGCCACCGCCGCCGGGATCATCCCGCCCCTCCCCCGCCCGCTCCGCTGA
- a CDS encoding cold-shock protein: MPTGRVKWYDAEKGFGFLTQDEGGDVFVHKAALPAGATTLKPGQKVEFGVVEGRKGNQALSLRLLDAPPSLSELRRRPPEELHGLIEDMIKVLEAKVQPGLRHGRYPDRKSSAKIAELVHAVARELEG; the protein is encoded by the coding sequence GTGCCCACCGGGCGAGTCAAGTGGTACGACGCGGAGAAGGGCTTCGGCTTCCTGACCCAGGACGAGGGCGGTGACGTGTTCGTGCACAAGGCCGCGCTGCCGGCTGGCGCGACCACGCTGAAGCCCGGGCAGAAGGTCGAGTTCGGCGTCGTCGAGGGCCGCAAGGGCAACCAGGCCCTGTCGCTTCGGCTGCTGGACGCCCCGCCGTCGCTGTCCGAGCTGCGCCGCCGACCGCCGGAGGAGCTGCACGGCCTGATCGAGGACATGATCAAGGTGCTGGAGGCGAAGGTCCAGCCGGGCCTGCGACACGGCCGCTACCCCGACCGCAAGTCCTCGGCCAAGATCGCCGAACTCGTGCACGCCGTCGCCCGCGAACTGGAGGGCTGA
- a CDS encoding GNAT family N-acetyltransferase: MAAVLTDVWPLFGLVVRTGRVELRLPRDEELAALAELAGRGVHRPDEQPFLTPWTAGDPADRARRVLQGFWSGLAEWRQASWSLDLGVFRDGEPIGSVSLNGTDFRVVREVTTSSWLGLPHHRQGYGTEARIGLLALAFDHLGASAARTEVFPDNAASQGVSRKLGYRPDGISVDARGDEALVSHRLRLPRAAWLDGTHPPVTVEGLAPCLPLFGL; this comes from the coding sequence ATGGCCGCCGTGCTGACGGATGTGTGGCCGCTGTTCGGTCTTGTCGTGCGTACCGGTCGGGTCGAGCTGCGGTTGCCGCGGGACGAGGAGCTCGCGGCGCTGGCCGAGCTGGCCGGTCGCGGCGTGCACCGGCCGGACGAGCAGCCGTTCCTCACTCCGTGGACGGCCGGTGACCCGGCCGACCGCGCCCGCCGGGTGCTGCAGGGCTTCTGGTCCGGCCTGGCCGAGTGGCGGCAGGCGTCGTGGAGCCTCGACCTCGGTGTCTTCCGGGACGGCGAACCGATCGGCTCGGTCTCGCTGAACGGCACCGACTTCCGGGTCGTCCGCGAGGTGACCACGTCGTCCTGGCTCGGCCTGCCCCACCACCGTCAGGGGTACGGGACCGAGGCCAGGATCGGCCTGCTCGCCCTGGCGTTCGACCACCTCGGCGCGAGCGCGGCCCGTACCGAGGTGTTTCCGGACAACGCGGCGTCGCAGGGCGTGTCTCGCAAGCTCGGGTACCGGCCGGACGGCATCAGCGTGGACGCCCGCGGCGACGAGGCGCTGGTCTCGCACCGCCTCCGCCTGCCCCGCGCCGCGTGGCTCGACGGCACGCACCCGCCGGTGACCGTCGAGGGCCTCGCCCCCTGCCTCCCCCTTTTCGGCCTCTGA
- a CDS encoding futalosine hydrolase: protein MPRLLIATAVAAERDAVLAGLGGATVLPDPLAPNAAEVTVVEVGVGPTQAAAGTSREIAVALADSAPYQAVICAGIAGAYPGRAQIGDIVVATASVAADLGAESPGGFIPVDELGFGVNRYAADPTLFPPQAGAISGEILSVSTATGTAETCAALTTRYPGAVAEAMEGFGVATAAAQQGLPFAEVRAISNLVGPRDTASWRFDLALAALTRTFSIQGVA, encoded by the coding sequence CCTCGCCTGCTGATCGCCACCGCGGTGGCCGCCGAACGCGACGCGGTGCTGGCCGGCCTCGGCGGCGCCACCGTACTGCCGGATCCGCTCGCGCCGAACGCCGCCGAGGTCACCGTCGTCGAGGTCGGCGTCGGCCCGACCCAGGCCGCCGCCGGTACCTCCCGCGAGATCGCCGTGGCGCTCGCCGACAGCGCCCCGTACCAGGCGGTGATCTGCGCCGGGATCGCCGGCGCCTACCCCGGCCGGGCACAGATCGGCGACATCGTCGTGGCCACCGCGAGCGTCGCCGCCGACCTCGGCGCCGAGTCGCCGGGCGGCTTCATCCCGGTCGACGAGCTCGGCTTCGGCGTCAACCGGTACGCCGCCGACCCGACGCTGTTCCCCCCGCAGGCCGGCGCGATCAGCGGCGAGATCCTGTCCGTCAGTACCGCCACCGGCACCGCCGAGACCTGCGCCGCACTCACCACCCGGTACCCGGGTGCGGTCGCGGAGGCCATGGAAGGATTCGGGGTCGCGACGGCCGCGGCGCAGCAGGGGCTGCCGTTCGCGGAGGTGCGGGCGATCTCCAACCTGGTCGGCCCGCGCGACACCGCGAGCTGGCGGTTCGACCTCGCCCTGGCCGCCTTGACCAGGACTTTCTCCATCCAGGGGGTCGCATGA